The nucleotide window AATCGTTATTACAATTTCATGCCTAAAAAGAAGACAGAGTCCTCCTTATCCGATTAATCTTTCAAAATAAGGAACAAATGAGAAGCCTCGCCTTGCCCTGGTTGAGCaagattgttttcatttcattttcatttgaacttttttttttttttcttaaatccaTCTCATCAGCACGAAACAGCAGGAATCCTAACTGATCACACCAGGCAATGTTTTCCTATTTTTGTCATTCCCACAACAGCAAAAAGATTCTGGtctcatggtaaaaaaaaaaaaaaaaaaaaaaaaaaaatgccatccCCAGTTATATTGAATTATGATaagttaaatatattttttctttctttctttctttctttctttcttttctttttttttttttaagccttttgGTACCAGTGTTGTACTTAATTGACAGCTGATTTTACATGTAGCCTGGCTCACTCTGTCAGCCTCCTCCATTAAAAGATTATTTTCAACCATTGGTTTTCCAATTGGCTGCATGTGCTTTGGTTCATGGACCATTCTTCATTATTATGATAAACCAAGTCATGTTTCAGTTCTCGACACACTCAAAACAtgaaggaagaagaaaacatgaACATTCCCTATTTAACCAAAAGCGCTCACTCTTTCTTTAGTCTCTTGAATCATCACTCTTGGAGATAATCAGACATCATCATGAGTTTAGAAATTAGAATGAGGCAGCGGACTTAAAATTGTCACACTGATACATCCCAGGTGACaaggcagtattttttttatgcagaaGTACTGTACTGCCTTCCTGTCAGCCAATGTCAAAAAGaggtatataaaaaaaaaaagtgtcagtcTAAACACAACAATTTAATTGGAGTAAATCCAGTGCAGCTACAGGGTCTCAGTTATTCTGGACTGGCATGGTCTGTTGTTAATTCAGGAACAGCCTGGCCTTGTCAACGTGAGTGTGCAGATTATTGGCATGATGGAATCTGAATTGTTGGTActggattttttcacttttcaaataATTACTTCTCACCACCAGCAAgtgtatttatatagcaccttatTATACACAGGCAAAATAtaagctgaaaaaaatcaaagtataaaataagataaatgaAAGTAAAGACAGTTTACAAGatttaaaaatgcctttttaattGGTTTCCTCCCCAGTTCATCTAAAGTGAAGAGTTCATTGTCACACTGAAATTTTATTTCATGGAGGGATTTTGTACGAGTGCTGACTACACCTTACTTGGCCATGTGTGTGTAGCGACAGTGTAAAACACAGAATCTGACTGAGATTCAGCTCTAAGGCAAAATGTCAACATGAAGATAACCCCTGTAGGCGCTCCTCACACAGGGGCCTGAATTTATGGCACATCAAGCTTTCATCACCATACTGGGTTTGAATAAGAATGTGATGATCAAGAAAGACAAGTCCTCATAAACAGTTAtggccaaataaaataaaataaaataaaataaaaatgactggacAAGCAAGAGAGCAGGGggtatgttttgaaaaatatgttttatatgttttgtgctgttttgttcctctttagtgtgtccatctgtccatctgttgaTTTAGAGcttggagaaaaaagaaaatggacatttttacCTCACTGCAACAACAATTCTACAATTCTACAAGTGCCAAATATTTCCCTTACTCTTCCTTACCAGATTGACATCATTGTGAGTTTGATTTTGTGAGCTTATTCCAAGGTTTGATGCACGAAATACCATAAATTAAGTGCTCATAGCCTGCATTAACAGCCTGCATAGATGTACACTATTTAACTATTTACTTGAACATTCCACCCAGGATTTGCACGGAACTTGGTAGAGCAGCTTTCTCTTATTTTGCACCATGGTCATGGAATAATCTTCAGAACACATTACAGCTTAATGATTTGGTTTCCCTGGGAGAGTTCAAagctctgataaaaaaaaactgtgttactGAAGAGTGCAATTGCTATTCCTAAGCTggattttgttgtatgtgtctgttgtgCCTTTGTCTGTTCTTAacgtgttttattttagaaCTTTTGCAACTCTGTAATGGTGTGCtcttcttggccaggtctccctcgaaaaagagattttaatctcaagggatttcctggttaaataaaggttaaataaataaaataaataaataaaattgactgtgcaataatttatacctgtaggacaacagttcaacagtgcaatatccctaggtttccttttttttttttttttttttttttttacatatgctcagtttcatatgtctgtatttattgttgtaatattctgaaggattaatgcacatatttagacataatgcacataatgcacattgtttttttttttttttttttacaactacgATTAATGGacaagtaggattaatgcaggattaatgcaatatttttacacaatgcatgttttttgtgcaaACGAATTTTTATacaatgcatttgtttttttgcaggcacatacatatatatatatatatatatatttttatataaagaGTTGCTGGATACAGGTGCTGGACGAAAAGATAATCAGTCccttttgtgtttctgtatcaTGTAAGAAATTGTTTCCTGatctgtgtgggtttttttaACAGTGCCATAACAGTGCGCACTCCGCCGCACAAGGGGGCGCTACTTTCACCTCGGCATAAACACACTGCGAAGAAAAGCGTCGCGTCCGCCTGCTGGTCTGCGCATGCGCACTCCGTCCTGTCGAAGCCCGTATACACCAACCGCGACGGCTCTGCTCTATCATTCCAAGATGGCGGACCTCCTCGGTTCAATCCTAAACTCGATGGAGAAACCTCCAACGGTCGGCGACCAGGAAAGCCGACGAAAGGCCCGAGGTACAAACCTTCCGTATCGCCTAAACGACAGCTCCTTTCGCGTTATTTTGAATCTGTCGAAACGTTTACGGTGGCGGTATTAGCGATATTTCAAAGGACAGACGGAGAGGACATTTCCGACGCGCTCATTGGCCGGTCGAGCTGTCAATCAAGCGCTGCGCCGCGGCTCGTACCGCCTTAAAGGAACATGCGGCTGCTGCGGGCCCAGGGCCGTGACGTCACACAGCCTGgaacgcacacacgcacgcacgcacgcacgcacgcacacacacacacacacacacacacacacacacacacacacacacacacacacacacacaccgcaaaaTAAGAGTTTTATCAGCTGGATGTaaactagatagatagatagatagatagatactttattcatctcgcaggaaattcgcaaaacaatttaaacagaagtattaacaatttaaacagcagtggaaaataacctaaccacAGACAAAATGATGATATAACCTTCCATATGCTTTGCCTCAGAGATCTAAAGCTTATTTCTTCTTATTCTTGTTCAGTGTTCCCTTTTAGCTTTGGCTGATAAATACTGTATACAATTACcacagaactaaaaaaaaaaaaaaaaaaaaaaagcacagctgttAAGTATGGCTGGGAGATCTGTTTATTTCTCGATTCGATATTACCGCGATACTCGGGTGCCGATTCTTAAGCGTTGATATGTTATAATTGGCCTGATTTATTgcgatttttatgttttgaattgtccgctagtttgtggttgtaaagtttcatgatcTTAAAAGTCACTATAGGCGTATACGTTGATGCCAAGTGTCAAATCAGTGgcctcactacaatgaaatggctactatgggggctaacatcatcacacatgaataaaatgtctCATTGGATCCataagagtctcagctttccagtcaaacccaatttgtGCAACTTCAAGCCTGTTTAGGCCCCAGGATGCAGAAATACTCCATTTTAGAATAAGTGAAAATGGCACGTTTGTcctactgcatgcaaaaacctgcatgctTTGTGgtccaaactgcatgggattagcataaagTGGGCTTGTCTGCAAAGTGGGGAGCCCATTTTCATCCAGATATCTATttaaacaggcttggatgatgtTTGCTCTGAGACAATCCTGAGCCACAGCCAGGGCAAATTTGAGCTATTTCACATATCGACTGATACCGATGGTGTGCTCTTATTATCGCGCATATTATTAGTGTTTAGAAGTAGGTTACTGTGCTTTGGAAGTGTCACAGTTGTCAACAGTGAAGGCTTTTGTCTAATAAGAATCTCTTCTCTGTCCTTTGACCTCCattgtatattatatattagcTCTCTGTATTATCCAGTCACAGCTCCACAGATCTGCTCTTGCAGCAAGGGTTAAGATCGACTGTTTACTTGTTTTGAAGTGATAACCACAAGATAAACCGAGGTTCAATCCATTCCAGTATGGAATATGAGCCACTCCTTACTTCCACCCTGATTAAAATTGGAAATGTACTTTGGGTGTTGCAGGTTTGTCTTGTTTGAATGGCTTGCTCTTTACAGTGTAGGCTACACCTGTTGTACATGTTTAATCATTACAAGTAAATGGAAGTAAACAAAGTCCTAcatcatttctgtcttttaagAGCAAGCAGCAAGGTTCAAGAAGATGCAGGAAGacgagaagaggaagaaagcagAGTTCAGGAAAAAGGTGAGATATCATTTATTGTGCATGGCTTTGTCTCTCCTTATACATTGTGAATTTAGTTTTGGCACAGAGCTCTTGTGGCCTCACTTGGCCAATGTTTTGTGTTATTATCACATGTAAATATACTGAGGCTCTGGCTTGCCTTGTCTCTTGTTTAGATGGAGAAAGAGGTGTCGGATTTCATCCAAGACAGCGCACAACAGAAGAGAAAGTACAATCCTATGGGGAAGATTGAGCGGAGTATATTGTGAGTATCATCAGTGTGCAGTATAGTGGTGCTGTGTAGGTGGAAGTACCAATGTCAAGCACACGAGAATGCACCAGAAACGGTGCCAGAATCTCACTATTGCGACTGTATTAAGAGGAAATAATGACTTAGCAAAGTGTGTAAAAGCAGAGTCGCACGTCACtacagtattaaaaaaatacGTGAAGAGGCATTGTTTGACTGGAATCTTGACCTGAAATCTTTGTCACATACTAACACGACCTTTCTGAAACCCTTCCTCCTTGCCTTATAAAGGCATGATGTTGCAGAAGTGGCCGGGCTCATATCTTTTTCTTtcggggaggatgaggagagccGTTACGTCATGCTGTTCAAGAAGGTCtgaatcatttgttttaatgtagTTACACCTTGTATCAGCGGACAGTTAAATGCAGTCTTGCTGTCATATGTCCAGCCTCAATGTGATCATGTTTCGTCGTGTACTGTGGCAGGAGTTTGCTCCGTCGGATGAGGAACTGGAAGCCTATCGCAAAGGAGAGGAGTGGGATCCACAGTTGGCAGAGCAACGGCGCAGACTGAGAGTAAGACTGGACTCCACTCTGTGTAGCACAACTAAGCACTTTGACTTACTGCCTGTCACCAAACCCTCTAATTACATTTTGTTGTTCACTTAAGTTGAGGTTTTGAAATGGGCTTACGCAACAGTGTTGGATGATTGAAGTAAAAAcccacctgaaaaaaaaaaaaaaacagctattggCAATGCAGTGTGTATTCCCCTTTGCTCTATGGTGGtacatttttcttattcctgtgaATAAGTTGCCAAATGCAGATGGCACAATGATGCATTAAGATATTTCCAATTTGATAGCAGAAActttttcagtcatttaaagCATCAGCAATAACCAACGTCAGTGTCAGAATTGAGCAGAAATTACTTGTTCTAGACCCATAATTTGCACCAATCTTCAATAATCATACAGTGAGAAATCCATCATAGCAGAGGCAGTGGTAGCAATTTCTCCCTTGAGAGTAGTTTCAATAGTCCATGATGCAGTGCAGTGACAAGACCTATTGCATTTTGAGCAAGCAGTGTAACTTTTGCTACTTTTCGACATTAAAAAGTTTTGCTCCAGTACTGCCATTGCTATCACTTTGCTCTCTCCTCCTACACGAACAGCTCACAGCTGAGCACTGTCAGCTGTGAGTCTGCTGGTCCTTCTGTAGGGGTGGGCAGAAGTTGCTCTTTGAAATGTAGAAAATCACAAACTGAAGTTAAAGCAGACTGTGCAATTTTAGGGAAGCTGATGATGCAGAACAGTTTATTTGAgcccttttccactgcaatGGCACCAAACCTTTTGGCACTTTTTGGCACTAAAAAACAGGAACTATAGATGTTCCATTCACCAGTCCAGTTCCAGAgccaattattatttttttttttggtttctgccCGACATTTGGGACTCACATGAACCAGCAGGACTATGAGGGCTCAATGCTGATTGGTTACATATTTCTGCATTACTGAAGTGACTGATGTTTAGAGCCAATTGCCTCCATGTTTAAATTCATGTGGTGGAGTCGTTTTGTCGTTAGCGGTCGAGCATTTGAAGAAGCCAAGTGGAGATGAATACAGCAACAAGTTCTCTGctctcatttttatttggtCAGACAACAAGGTTCAAAAGGAGCTTGAAGGAGTCATAAGTTCATTCCATGGAGTTTATCAAACACTTGGagacatgtaattttttttttttcacaaatttattAGGCCACATTATACACAGTGCAACAAACATGTTTCTCcagtttttattgcattatgTGTAATGCTGCCTAATAAATTTGTGAAGAAACCAATTTGCATGCCTCCAAGTGTTCAATGAATTCCACGGGCTGAACTGATTTCTGCATACATCAGCACTTGCTAGGTATGCACTGCTCTGCACGGAGTGGCTTTTCCATGTGAACAGCTGCTTTGCACAGTCTTGTCACTTGCTGTGATGACaccaatcttgtttttctgtcatcacaACAATTGTCCGTTTTTCCAGATCTCAGTTGAAAGACAAGTGATAACTTGAACCGGACCAAGTGCCAGTTCCTGTTTGCTTGCATTTGGGCTGGTTCTTTTTTCATGCCGTGCCGTGGAAAAGGACCCTTGGTGTCTGAGGGCATCTTGTCTCACACTCTCTTGTTCTCTtgctctgcctccctcctcacTTCAGGAACAGGCTGCGCTGGAGGAAgcagcagccagtcagtcagagaaGTCCGATGCATGTCCCAACTCCAACTACCGAGACAAATACAGTCACCTCATCGGCACATCAGCTGCAAAGGACGCAGCGCACACACTAGAGGCCAACCGCGCCTATGGttgtggtgagtgtgtgaggatgtTTGAGATGAGCTGTCACTCACAGGAACACTGAGTCACTTACAGGGCTCGTGTGCTCAGGAAAAGCTAGAAGAGCCAGTAAATGTGAAATACAGCTTCCCAGCCCTGGacaatttttgaaaaatataattttctaCAATTTTTAGAAAAGGCATGGAGATCTGACTAAAGCAGCATCAACTCTAAAATATTGATTGACTATTAAAAATATCCATATAATCAAAGGTGGAACCACTGTGGTGGCACTCTAGGAtttcttctgtgtgttttcaggcttcattttgtctgtctggTGAAGGACGTTTGTGTGGGGAAGCATTAAGATGGcactcacaggaaaaaaaaaaaaaaaaaaacctctacaAAACAGGAGATGGAGCTGCCAGAATGCGTGCAAATAAAAGGATTTATTTGGGTACTAAACAGACTTAAAAGTCCCCTTAATTATTTACAAAGGCAAGAAGAAAAGGCTttggaaaagaacaaaaaaactcacacagagacagtctGTTTTGCACCCCAAGTAAATCCTTTAACTTGCATATGTTGAAAATTGCTGATTTTACCTATGCCAGTAAATGCTATCCACATTTTTGGCCAAAccaatttagatttttttttttttttttttttagcttggaCTGGATTTGAAAAGCTTATCCTCATAATAtccattgttctttttttcctcccttcatgTCCTCGTTACATCGGCGATTTACCCTCCCAGTGCCTGTGGCCAACAAGAGGGACACCCGCTCCATAGAGGAAGCCATGAATGAAATCAGAGCTAAGAAGCGGCAGAAGCGAGAGGACGACACAGGGGCAGGCGCCAGCAGTTCCTGAGTCCCTCCtgtcactttctgtgtgtgcgtgtgtgtgtgtgtacgtgtggctggctctgtgtgtgtgtgtgtgtgtgtgtctgtcagtctatCCACGTAATGTAACATTTGTAAAGAGCATACAAGAAGGCCATCTGAAAATTGTTTGTACAGTCTAATGCTACAGTGCTGTACTGCAGCGTCTTACAGTTAAGACATTTAACTTATATAATTGGTGTTGAAGCTCATATGCGTACCCTCCTCTTACTTAGACTGTGCTTTGGgtcttttttcctccaaattttGAAACTAGAGCCATGAGCATCTTGTATAATTATTCTCTCAGTAGGACGCTACTTTCTAGGCATGCATGAGGCGAGTTGAGGGTTTCCTTCTCAAAGTCCCAAATATCTGTTGTCGTTTGTGACCTGCAATCTGCTGTTCTCTGCGGTCATTTTACCTGCTGGCCCAGTGGTGGAGGAAACTTGTGAGGCTGCTAAAAGCTTCCAAAAGTCTTTTTCCCAGGAAGCTAACATGATAATTTCAGCTTTGCCTATTTAAGCTCTATCAAATACCATATGTCATATGTTTCTCACGTATATGAGTAGACCATTTAACaggacaaaaacatattttttagaaTGGGGCTTGAGGCTGGTGCACTTCCAATGTTTACCACAGGCAACTCAAatacatgttttgaaaaaaatcaagaattttTAGGATATCTGAGGAAATTTGAACATTTGGAATTTCACTGAGACTTTATATCTTCATACAAAGTTTTTTGAGGACATTTCTTGAAATTGGTCGATCAATGGTGTATATGCTGAGGCACATACACCATCATCAGTACCCTCTATGGTTGAAAATGATTGGCATTTGTTAATTTTGGGCATTGGCCAGGCTGACACTATTAAAACGCTCTGCCCTTTGGCTTCTATCAattttggaaagaaatgttTCAGGTTTGGGTTTCCAGGCCCAAACTGAGCCTGTTACCTCGAGTGAAAACTTTCAAAGGCTTTTCAGAACCTGgccattgttttttatttttttttttttttttttgaagggaaATTCAAGCACCATCTATTGACTAGATTGAGTGTTTTTATCTTCTCTAAGTAGCTTGTTTGAAAACTTACAAGCATGTCAGTCATCTGATAGATAGTTCATCTATCATAAGAGGgatactgtttttttaaaaaaacaaaaactattttgtatattttaactCTGTGATTAGGCCTGTAAGTTTCTTATGCAACTGCACTATGACTTAATCTGTTACTCTTAAGTAAATGCTGTATTACAGAGCCACACTAATGGCTTATAATAGGAGTCAGAGTGCGCACATGTTGGACTCGCTGATGTTGATgctgtcatgttgttttttatttcatgtctcCATTTGTGCTGTCTAAAAGCAACAGTTTGTCGGCAtcttgatgtcttttttttttttttttggcgtggGTGCACTGTTTTATCCCCCATGCACATGTGTATTAATAAACGGAGAAGTGTGTAAAGCCTCGGGCTATAGGTTGCCTACATTCATGTATAGCCTAATCTGTGCAATATTAAAGTGTTAAAATCTTACCTTATTTAGTTGCTGCAGTGTCCCAAAAGCACATGAATTCCTACACAAAAGTCACTGTGTATCTAGAAAATGTATCTGTCATATCTTACCATactctatttatttttcttgaggTGCAAATCATAATCATTCTTGATCAAAACAAACCTATAATActtcttcatttttaaaagatcATTTACCATACAGGCCACAgatatcacagcaaaactatGAGTTAGTAGGAGACCATACGAggatacatacagacacaccaCAGAGGATACAGAACTCGTAAGTGTGTTAGACGTCAAAACACATTATTGACTTGGTCTATGACAGACACATTATACTGTAAACCTGTAGAAATATGTTTGAGATATTACAGCTGTTGACGTGGGATTAGGGTCTGATGGATTGTTGTACATGTCCCATCTTTAACGGGATAAAGgctatataaaataaaaagtctccATATGATGCCATTTATccatgaaagtttttttttatagctcaAACTACcatcataatttaatttaaaagacAGCATACAGGGTCAGCTTGTTATCATAGCCCAAATACTGGAGTAAAGTACAACTCTTGAACCTCTTGAATATTGGAGGAGGCTCATTATTGTGTAATCTACTGGGTACCAAAGTGGGGTCCGTGGCCTCTTGGGCAGCCTTTGAAGGGATTCCAGGGGTCCACACAAGTATATCACCCAAACACAATTAACTTGTATTCAAATCTGCTTAACAGCAAATCCTCTCAGACTGGGAAAGTCTTGTCATTGGTCGTCTAATGAGCTGATATCTGCaggactttgaaaaaaaaaaaaaaaagtttggtaaCTCCCTGTATAATCTATTTTGGGGCCATGCGCTCACTCCACTGTCATCCCTCTGGCTTGGAGAGGACATGGCCTTATCTGTCCTGTAGGAGGCGCCATGGATGAGCCAAGAATAAatagttgacttttttttatccGTGTTTCACACTGTCCTGCAGTTTCTGTCCTGCAGAAGTACATATTTATTTCGCGTGGAAGACGCACTCACGCACATGTAGAAAATGAAGCTCATGTTTTTGTTCACTTTCACCATTTGGTTTGCAGATGCAGAGCTAAAACCCCGTCAAGGTAAGGCAGACACTACTGATGCTTCTTCTGTCCTGATCAAACGTGTAGCTCttaaaaaagaaggaaaagtcTGAGGAGATTATATTCTGATGGGATGTGGTGTTTTACAACCAGCCCGAATCAGCCCCACTGTGCAGTTTGAGAACTTGTACCGCTCCTAATGGGCTGTAACCCGTGGGGTTTTGTGGTGCTGCGCTGTGACAGAGCTCATCAAAAAGTTGTTTCATGactttttatttgtcttgatGTTTGTAGACTACAGTGGGCAAGGAGCAGTGGCATTTGCAGTTTGCCTTGTTTTCTTTGGCCCACGTTTCTGGGAgttgctgttttctcctctgtcgcGAAGACAAATCAGTTTAATCATTTCCACATTAGTTCACATGGAAATGCCTTTTGCTTTGCCTTGCGGTTTCATCTGCGCCATATGCGTTTCTCAATGGCTCATCCCTCTCATTTTTGACACCCAGCGTCCGGGGTGTTATGTACTTTCAAAGACAAGACATACAGCCCGGGAGACAGCTGGCATCCCTATCTGGAGCCCTTCGGCTTTATGTTCTGTATGCGCTGCGTCTGCACCGAGGTAccttatgtgatttttttcctgcaaactACCCACATCAAATATTCAACACTAACATTGCTCCACAGTGTGTGAAGATCTACTCTGAGCTGCTGACAAAGTTTGAAATTGACATTAGGGCCTGCAGGCTGTCATAGTGGGTGGGATTTAAAGGTAGCCCCTGCTTGTAAACAGTGTAATATTGCTCTCTTTCTTAGACAGGCCATGTGAAATGTAACACTATCAGGTGTCCTGCTCTGCCGTGTGAAAACCCAGTGACTGACCCTCAGCAGTGCTGCCCACGATGCACaggtacccttttttttttttttttttttttagcatgaaaGAAACCCTCCACTCTTTATCAGCTGTGAACATGCCCTGCTCTTGTTGGGACTTCAAAGCACATCTCTCcctgcctggtgtgtgtgtgtgtgtgtgtgtgtgtgtgtgtgtgtgtgtgtaaatgtgtgtgcctTCCTCAGATGAACCCAGGATTCCTGCAGGGCTGAGAGCCTCAGTGAAGTCCTGCAGGTATAATGGAAGTATTTACCAGCCGGGGGAGACCTTCACGAAGCACGACCTCTTCCCTTCCAGACACGCCAACCAGTGTGTTATGTGCACGTGCTCTGTAAGTCACCTCTACTGCGCTTGTCATACTTTATTGATCCGGTGAGAGCAGTTCATCCACCGTGTGAATATGAACTGTGGGCATATCAGTGAAGACTTTTTGAGGCATTACAGCACCCTGAGATGAGGTTACGTCCTCCGGCTGCCTCAAACTCGAGAATATAAACACTTTTCAAGAGAGGTGCAGCGTGTGGAATAAATGCAAACCAATAGGagacacataaaaaaagaagaacatgtaataaaaaataatcaaaaaccTCTCTGTGACAGAAATGACACATGATTTTACCAGGCTTTGAGGTTCTCAAGTAGGGATCCTGATCACCTCCATCTCAGGCCAAGACCCTGGAGCAGCCACTGTTTCCCTGTCTGAGAAATTGAAGCTTAATAAATCTGACGTTAATAGATCTGACATGTAGCGTGGAGTGAAACGTAGCAAAGACAATATCCTACATAATTATTCAGAGAGCATGCATGCCCCCCTCGCCTgttaatttacaataaaaccGTGTCATTGcttaatattttataaattcCTCTTAAATCTTGTCTGTGACCTTTTGTAAAAAATTTATTTGCAGTAATAAAAGTATGTTTTTGTACTTCTACCCCAAGCTTACATCAATTTGTACGAGGCTTTCAGCTTTTGATTACTGTAGATACACAataaatgaaatgctttgaactGAATGTCATActaggagattttttttatggtgaTTAAACTTCAATATGATATAATTTTTTTGGTGTTCAGCACATTTGATAGTCTCAAAACTAACACCACAAAACTCAGCTGAAACATGTAACATAATTACAGAAATGATCATATATCATACTTGGACAGGCACTAGCtacattttatatcatttatttCACTTATGTATGAAACAGCCATCTGTCCAGTACAAGAATGCTGATCAATCTTAATGTTGTCGACGTGATCAGTCAGCACGACATGACAGAGGCTCATAAAAGATTTCTCTCTATTGAGAAGAGgataaaaatatagaaata belongs to Myripristis murdjan chromosome 14, fMyrMur1.1, whole genome shotgun sequence and includes:
- the spag7 gene encoding sperm-associated antigen 7 homolog — translated: MADLLGSILNSMEKPPTVGDQESRRKAREQAARFKKMQEDEKRKKAEFRKKMEKEVSDFIQDSAQQKRKYNPMGKIERSILHDVAEVAGLISFSFGEDEESRYVMLFKKEFAPSDEELEAYRKGEEWDPQLAEQRRRLREQAALEEAAASQSEKSDACPNSNYRDKYSHLIGTSAAKDAAHTLEANRAYGCVPVANKRDTRSIEEAMNEIRAKKRQKREDDTGAGASSS